From Candidatus Zixiibacteriota bacterium, the proteins below share one genomic window:
- a CDS encoding DUF502 domain-containing protein codes for MPLILSKIIPVLKKQFLSGLLVVVPLIVTFFVLRFLFNTLDGILNPLTRDLLGYDIPGLGAVVTILIILLAGIIATNYIGAKLFYWSDRFLVRTPLVRIVYTAAKQLVQSMVAPRARAFSEVAFIEYPRRGMFVIGLLAGKSEIKINDRGEEMRLVFVPSTPTPFTGLVVFVPECDIHRTDLGVEEAMKILVSGGIVVPPEINMEDNPKIKEVVNASGEFIE; via the coding sequence ATGCCGTTAATATTAAGTAAAATCATTCCGGTCTTGAAAAAGCAGTTTTTATCCGGCCTGCTGGTAGTGGTACCGCTGATTGTCACCTTTTTTGTCCTGAGATTTTTGTTTAACACTCTCGACGGCATATTAAATCCTCTCACTCGCGATTTGCTTGGCTACGATATTCCCGGTCTGGGAGCCGTCGTAACAATCTTGATAATTCTATTGGCGGGAATCATCGCCACTAATTATATTGGGGCCAAACTGTTTTATTGGAGCGATCGCTTTCTGGTTCGGACACCACTGGTTCGAATCGTATATACGGCGGCCAAACAACTGGTGCAATCAATGGTAGCTCCCCGGGCCCGGGCTTTTTCGGAAGTCGCCTTTATCGAATATCCCCGGCGGGGGATGTTTGTTATCGGGTTGCTGGCGGGAAAAAGCGAGATTAAAATAAATGATCGCGGCGAAGAAATGAGGCTCGTTTTTGTCCCCTCAACCCCGACGCCATTTACCGGACTGGTTGTATTCGTGCCGGAGTGCGATATTCATCGAACCGATTTGGGCGTGGAAGAAGCGATGAAAATTCTGGTATCGGGCGGAATTGTCGTACCGCCGGAGATTAACATGGAAGATAATCCCAAAATCAAAGAGGTTGTCAATGCGTCTGGCGAATTTATTGAATGA
- a CDS encoding PTS sugar transporter subunit IIA: MRLANLLNEELVTHNLSATTKNEAIIELLRKIETKHPQYDYDAILKSILDREEIENTSYGRGIAFPHARTDEVDDMFIAVGVSPEGIMEKTPDGKPVHVVCLMLTPSNIAKLYLQALSAFAAFARNQENIKNIVKATSPGGVIDAVWESSVRVEKELTAKDIMHHNIITIKPEDTLKDVANLMFRHRLSALAVVDDDNNLLGLITDKELIRAALPDFKSLISNLNYSLDVEPFEELLKKEDKIKVKQLYVRDHEVVTRDTKIVEVAAMMLFKDLRRVFVVEETKLVGILLRKDIVNMIIRG; this comes from the coding sequence ATGCGTCTGGCGAATTTATTGAATGAAGAACTGGTAACGCATAATCTATCCGCAACAACGAAAAATGAAGCCATCATAGAACTTCTTCGAAAAATTGAAACCAAACATCCCCAATACGATTACGACGCCATCCTGAAATCTATTCTCGACCGGGAAGAAATCGAAAATACGTCCTATGGCCGTGGCATCGCCTTCCCGCACGCACGCACCGATGAAGTCGACGATATGTTCATCGCCGTCGGGGTCTCACCCGAAGGCATCATGGAAAAAACACCGGACGGCAAACCGGTTCACGTCGTCTGTCTCATGCTGACGCCGTCCAATATCGCCAAACTTTATCTCCAGGCGCTTTCGGCCTTTGCCGCCTTCGCTCGTAATCAGGAAAATATAAAAAATATCGTCAAGGCCACCTCGCCGGGAGGAGTAATCGACGCTGTCTGGGAATCTTCGGTCAGAGTCGAAAAGGAACTGACCGCCAAAGATATTATGCATCACAATATCATTACCATCAAACCGGAAGATACCCTCAAGGACGTCGCTAATTTGATGTTCCGCCACAGGCTCTCGGCCCTCGCCGTCGTCGATGATGATAATAACCTTCTCGGTTTGATAACCGACAAGGAGCTTATTCGGGCCGCCCTGCCCGATTTCAAGTCTCTTATATCCAATCTCAATTACTCGCTCGATGTTGAACCGTTCGAAGAGCTCCTCAAAAAAGAAGACAAAATTAAAGTTAAACAGCTTTATGTCAGGGATCATGAAGTCGTCACCCGCGATACGAAAATCGTCGAAGTCGCGGCCATGATGCTCTTCAAAGACCTCCGCCGGGTTTTCGTCGTCGAAGAAACCAAACTGGTCGGTATCCTCCTCCGCAAAGATATCGTCAACATGATCATCCGCGGGTGA
- a CDS encoding inositol monophosphatase family protein: MPDFRKELKFAKETAVAAGDILLKGLKTKRRVHYKGRVDLVTQFDLKAEKYIVGKIGKAFPRHSILAEEGGGSDNHSDYKWIIDPLDGTTNFAHGYPAFCVSIGLEVEGRMMLGAIYNPVLDELFYASKGKGAFLNRRRIHVSEERKLSHSLLATGFPYDIADTYIDNLDNFARMYKASRGIRRAGSAALDLCYLACGRFDGFWELKLHAWDTAAGIIIVSEAGGRITDLHGGQYSIYDNSILATNGKIHNQMQKVLVG; the protein is encoded by the coding sequence GTGCCTGATTTTCGCAAAGAATTAAAATTCGCCAAAGAAACGGCCGTCGCCGCCGGAGATATCCTTTTGAAAGGATTGAAAACCAAAAGGCGGGTGCATTATAAAGGTCGAGTCGATCTGGTCACTCAATTCGATCTTAAAGCGGAAAAATATATCGTGGGGAAAATAGGCAAAGCCTTCCCCCGTCATTCGATACTGGCTGAGGAAGGCGGTGGCAGCGACAATCATTCCGATTATAAATGGATAATCGATCCTCTCGACGGGACGACTAATTTCGCGCATGGATATCCTGCTTTTTGCGTGTCGATTGGTCTTGAAGTCGAAGGCCGGATGATGCTCGGCGCGATTTATAATCCGGTGCTCGATGAATTGTTTTACGCATCCAAAGGCAAGGGCGCGTTTTTGAATCGGCGGCGGATTCATGTTTCGGAAGAACGCAAATTATCGCATTCGCTTCTGGCGACCGGATTTCCTTATGATATCGCCGATACTTATATCGATAATCTTGATAATTTCGCGCGGATGTATAAGGCGTCGCGGGGAATTCGCCGGGCCGGGTCAGCCGCGCTCGATTTGTGCTATCTCGCCTGCGGGAGATTCGACGGTTTTTGGGAACTGAAACTACATGCCTGGGATACGGCGGCGGGAATCATTATCGTATCCGAAGCGGGCGGCCGCATTACCGACCTCCACGGCGGCCAATACTCGATTTATGACAACAGTATCCTCGCCACCAACGGCAAGATTCACAATCAGATGCAGAAGGTGTTGGTGGGGTAG
- a CDS encoding ABC transporter ATP-binding protein yields MASNAKKYHDEEVLGKAYDAKLMRRLLTYLRPYKMKVFWSVALLFVVTALQLAGPIIIQIAIDKYIAVGDNEGLLRISLLYLGILIALFVTGYIQFYSMQVIGQSVMYDIRMQAFKHLQKMHLAFFDKNPVGRLVTRATNDVNVLNELFSSGVVAVVGDILTLVGIVIAMLYYSWQLTLITFLVLPFMIIATAIFRNKVRDIYREIRIRLARINAFLQEHLTGISIVQLFGQEKRIFFKFDKINEKLQKQHFRSIYCYAIFFPTVEVIETIAIVLLIYFGGVRINIDLLTFGELVAFIQLVERFFRPLRDLSEKYNILQSSMASSERIFRMIDKEPEVVAPVRAKIIENFKGEIVFDNVSFAYNEPEYILNNISFTVKPGEKIAIVGSTGAGKTSIISLLLRFYDCQKGDIKLDGVSLKDMDSEYVRSHMALVLQDVFIFSGDFSRNIDLYNNDIQPAQISDAARKVGIADFIERQPDKYAAAVQERGATLSTGQKQLLSFARALAYDPKILILDEATSSVDTETEGMIQKALEQLMRGRTSIIIAHRLSTIEKADRIMVMHKGQLREMGTHRELLGLKGIYYTLHQTQFKFANGVRASA; encoded by the coding sequence ATGGCGTCGAACGCGAAGAAATATCACGATGAGGAAGTGCTGGGGAAAGCCTACGACGCCAAATTGATGCGGCGGTTGTTGACCTACCTGCGACCGTATAAAATGAAAGTCTTCTGGTCGGTGGCACTTTTGTTTGTCGTTACGGCATTGCAACTGGCGGGGCCTATTATAATCCAGATCGCCATCGATAAATATATCGCTGTCGGAGATAACGAAGGTTTACTCAGGATATCTCTATTATACCTGGGTATTTTAATTGCGCTGTTCGTGACGGGGTATATTCAATTCTACTCGATGCAGGTTATCGGCCAATCGGTCATGTACGATATCCGAATGCAGGCTTTCAAACATCTGCAGAAAATGCACCTTGCCTTTTTTGACAAAAATCCGGTCGGGCGGCTGGTTACCCGGGCAACCAACGATGTCAACGTCCTGAATGAATTGTTCTCTTCGGGAGTGGTAGCGGTCGTCGGCGATATATTGACATTGGTCGGAATCGTTATCGCCATGCTTTATTATAGCTGGCAGTTGACGTTGATTACGTTTTTGGTGTTGCCGTTTATGATCATCGCAACCGCGATTTTCCGCAACAAAGTCAGGGACATTTATCGGGAAATCCGGATAAGGCTGGCGCGAATCAACGCTTTCCTGCAGGAACATTTGACCGGGATTTCGATTGTTCAGTTGTTCGGGCAGGAAAAACGGATCTTTTTCAAGTTTGACAAAATCAATGAGAAGCTGCAAAAGCAGCATTTCAGGTCAATCTATTGTTATGCTATATTTTTCCCAACAGTGGAGGTTATCGAGACTATTGCTATTGTCCTGCTTATTTATTTTGGCGGGGTGCGCATCAACATCGATCTTTTGACATTCGGGGAATTGGTGGCTTTTATTCAACTGGTCGAGAGGTTTTTTCGGCCGCTGAGGGATTTGTCGGAAAAATATAATATCCTGCAATCGTCGATGGCATCATCGGAGCGGATATTCCGGATGATTGATAAAGAACCGGAAGTGGTCGCTCCTGTCCGCGCGAAGATAATCGAGAATTTCAAAGGTGAAATCGTTTTTGATAATGTCTCCTTCGCCTACAACGAGCCGGAATATATTCTCAATAATATATCTTTCACTGTCAAACCGGGCGAGAAAATCGCGATTGTCGGTTCCACCGGGGCCGGTAAGACTTCGATTATTTCGTTGCTGTTACGATTCTACGATTGCCAGAAAGGCGATATCAAACTCGACGGCGTGTCATTGAAAGATATGGATTCGGAATATGTCCGGTCGCACATGGCCCTGGTATTACAGGATGTCTTTATTTTTTCCGGTGATTTTTCGCGTAATATTGATTTGTATAACAATGATATTCAACCGGCGCAGATATCCGACGCCGCCCGAAAAGTAGGCATCGCCGATTTTATCGAACGCCAACCCGATAAGTATGCCGCCGCGGTTCAGGAGCGGGGCGCGACGTTATCGACCGGTCAGAAACAGCTTCTGTCTTTCGCGAGGGCGCTGGCGTATGATCCGAAAATACTTATTCTCGATGAAGCGACCAGTTCGGTGGATACCGAAACCGAGGGGATGATCCAGAAGGCGTTGGAACAGTTGATGCGGGGCCGGACGTCGATTATTATCGCGCACCGGTTATCGACGATTGAAAAAGCCGACCGGATTATGGTCATGCATAAGGGACAGCTCCGCGAGATGGGCACGCACCGGGAACTTTTGGGGCTGAAAGGCATTTATTATACATTGCATCAAACGCAATTCAAATTCGCTAATGGAGTAAGAGCCAGTGCCTGA
- a CDS encoding ABC transporter ATP-binding protein, whose amino-acid sequence MDADKSGLFVHLLPLVKKNTRYIVIGGVAAIFANGLMLINPYLIKLAFEAIESKQATDVIFRLCVYMAGLSVAAGLFRFVMRRTIIWASRKTEFDLRNLMFTKWLGLDASYYNRKRTGDLMAHATNDIEAIRMMTGPGIMHILNTIISVVIAVAFMVTLSVKLTLYTVLPLLLLALSYNRLGQLVHKKYLAIQDHFAFMTAQVQENLAGMRVIKAYGREKSESDRMAKTSRKYAEMNLDMMKIYGLFRPLLFAIAGGVSLLVLYVGGREVGAGIFSLGTLVAFLGYLVWLIWPMMALGWVISLYQRGTASLKRINKILDAEPLVSDDGQKRKERSEVKGKVEFKDLSFAYPTSEDKNVEVVLHKINFTIDAGIRLGITGPTGSGKTTLVSLIPRLYPVSKGRLFIDGIDCTELSIRALRDAIGFVPQETFLFSDTLEANISFSDDSYEHQKITDTARLAALHEDVESFPEKYETMLGERGITLSGGQKQRAALARAILKSPSIIILDDATSSVDTETEQQIFENLERVLPGRTSIIISHRVSSLMKCDKIIYLEDGRIIEEGNHDKLISLNGAYAALYRRQLMEASLENM is encoded by the coding sequence ATGGACGCTGACAAAAGCGGATTATTCGTACATTTACTACCCCTGGTTAAAAAAAATACTCGCTACATTGTTATTGGAGGGGTAGCGGCCATTTTTGCCAATGGCCTGATGCTGATAAATCCTTACCTGATCAAGCTGGCTTTTGAGGCAATCGAATCGAAGCAGGCGACCGATGTTATTTTCAGGTTATGTGTGTACATGGCCGGTTTGTCCGTTGCCGCGGGATTGTTTCGCTTTGTCATGAGACGGACGATTATCTGGGCTTCCCGAAAAACCGAATTCGATTTGCGGAATTTGATGTTCACCAAATGGCTCGGTCTTGATGCCTCGTATTATAATCGAAAACGCACCGGCGATTTGATGGCTCATGCCACCAACGATATCGAGGCTATTCGGATGATGACCGGTCCGGGAATTATGCATATTCTTAATACCATTATTTCGGTCGTGATTGCCGTTGCGTTCATGGTCACACTTTCGGTCAAGCTTACCCTTTATACAGTTTTACCGCTTCTGCTTCTGGCGTTATCATATAATCGGTTGGGGCAATTGGTTCATAAAAAATATTTGGCGATTCAGGATCACTTTGCCTTCATGACAGCGCAGGTTCAGGAAAACCTGGCCGGTATGCGAGTGATTAAGGCTTACGGTCGGGAAAAATCCGAAAGCGACCGCATGGCCAAAACATCTCGTAAATATGCCGAGATGAATCTCGACATGATGAAAATTTACGGATTATTCCGCCCGCTTCTGTTTGCCATCGCGGGAGGTGTTTCGCTTTTGGTTTTATACGTCGGGGGACGGGAAGTCGGCGCCGGAATATTTTCACTGGGTACCCTGGTTGCTTTTTTGGGATATCTCGTCTGGCTCATTTGGCCGATGATGGCTCTGGGCTGGGTTATATCGCTTTATCAAAGAGGCACGGCTTCGCTCAAGCGTATTAATAAAATTCTTGACGCCGAACCTTTAGTTTCAGATGACGGGCAAAAACGGAAAGAGCGCAGCGAGGTTAAAGGCAAGGTTGAATTTAAGGATTTATCGTTCGCTTATCCGACATCCGAAGATAAAAACGTTGAAGTAGTTTTACATAAAATAAATTTTACGATTGATGCCGGGATCAGGCTGGGGATAACCGGCCCGACCGGTTCGGGGAAAACCACCCTGGTATCGCTTATCCCCCGTTTATATCCGGTATCAAAGGGGCGGCTTTTCATTGACGGTATTGATTGTACCGAACTTTCCATCAGGGCCCTGCGCGACGCGATTGGATTCGTCCCTCAGGAAACATTTCTGTTTTCCGACACCTTGGAGGCGAATATATCATTTAGCGATGACTCGTATGAACATCAAAAAATAACCGATACCGCTCGACTGGCGGCCCTGCATGAGGATGTCGAATCATTTCCCGAAAAATACGAAACAATGCTGGGCGAGCGAGGCATCACTCTTTCCGGCGGGCAAAAACAACGGGCGGCTCTGGCGCGGGCGATATTAAAATCGCCGTCGATTATTATTCTCGATGATGCCACCAGTTCAGTCGATACCGAAACCGAACAGCAGATATTTGAAAATCTCGAGCGAGTTCTTCCCGGGCGAACTTCGATTATAATTTCGCATCGCGTTTCCAGCTTGATGAAATGCGACAAAATTATTTATCTCGAAGACGGCCGGATCATTGAAGAAGGCAATCATGATAAATTGATAAGCCTGAACGGCGCCTATGCAGCCCTCTATCGACGCCAGTTGATGGAAGCGAGTCTGGAGAATATGTAA
- the eno gene encoding phosphopyruvate hydratase has product MSDFLYISARQILDSRGTPTVEVDVMLEDGTLGRAAVPSGASTGAHEAVELRDGDQEKYFGKGVTKAISNVNNIIAPAILESDLDPFDQVRLDNFLIQLDDTESKSKLGANAILGVSLATAKACAESSGRFLYEYIGGTNCKLMPVPMMNILNGGKHADNNVDLQEFMIMPVGAPSFSEALRMGVEVFGSLKKVLKGMGCNTSVGDEGGFAPDLKSNAQALEVITEAVEKSGYKLGQDIMYALDPASTEFYDTEKQKYILASENRELSSEEMVDYYAGLVDKYPIISIEDGHAEDDWDGWKLMTEKLGNKIQIVGDDLFVTNPKRLARGIEEKSANSILIKLNQIGTLTETLDTIELAKKAGFTAVVSHRSGETEDATIADVVVATDAGQIKTGSLCRSDRIAKYNQLLRIEELLGDMAEYRGMDVFYNIK; this is encoded by the coding sequence ATGTCTGATTTTCTATATATTTCCGCCCGGCAAATTCTCGATTCACGCGGCACCCCGACTGTTGAAGTCGATGTGATGCTCGAAGATGGTACTTTGGGCCGGGCCGCCGTTCCTTCCGGAGCCTCGACCGGGGCGCATGAGGCGGTTGAGCTTCGCGATGGCGACCAGGAAAAATATTTCGGTAAAGGCGTCACTAAGGCGATCAGCAACGTCAATAATATCATCGCTCCCGCGATCCTCGAATCCGACCTGGACCCGTTCGACCAGGTCCGTCTCGATAATTTTCTGATTCAACTCGACGACACCGAATCAAAATCAAAATTGGGCGCCAATGCCATTCTGGGCGTATCACTCGCAACCGCCAAGGCCTGCGCCGAGTCTTCCGGCAGGTTTCTCTATGAATATATTGGCGGAACCAATTGCAAATTAATGCCGGTGCCGATGATGAATATCTTAAACGGCGGAAAGCATGCCGATAACAATGTCGATTTGCAGGAATTTATGATTATGCCAGTCGGCGCGCCTTCGTTTTCCGAGGCTCTCCGCATGGGTGTGGAAGTTTTTGGTAGTCTTAAAAAAGTACTGAAAGGGATGGGATGTAACACCAGCGTTGGCGATGAAGGCGGCTTCGCTCCCGATTTGAAATCTAACGCTCAAGCCTTGGAAGTTATCACCGAAGCGGTCGAAAAATCAGGATATAAACTCGGCCAGGACATCATGTATGCTCTCGATCCGGCTTCCACCGAATTCTACGACACCGAAAAACAAAAATATATCCTGGCTTCCGAAAACCGCGAGCTTTCTTCCGAGGAAATGGTTGACTATTACGCCGGACTGGTGGATAAGTATCCGATTATATCAATCGAAGACGGCCACGCCGAAGACGACTGGGACGGCTGGAAATTGATGACGGAAAAACTGGGAAACAAAATTCAGATTGTCGGCGATGATTTGTTCGTCACCAATCCCAAACGACTGGCCCGGGGTATTGAGGAAAAATCAGCCAACTCGATTTTGATCAAACTCAATCAAATCGGAACCCTGACCGAAACTCTCGATACCATTGAACTGGCCAAAAAGGCAGGTTTCACGGCGGTTGTCTCGCATCGCTCGGGTGAAACCGAAGACGCAACCATCGCCGATGTTGTCGTCGCCACCGACGCCGGGCAGATTAAAACCGGGTCATTGTGCCGCAGTGACCGTATCGCCAAATATAATCAACTGCTGAGAATCGAAGAACTCCTCGGCGATATGGCCGAGTATCGCGGCATGGATGTATTCTATAATATTAAATAG
- a CDS encoding septum formation initiator family protein, with product MMADNLRKNVTRQLIKRLAEHEHGFKRKTIRFLVCLGVLYLAFLFCSGDYGLFRIHRLKAQKENLEKKYMNTLTEAADYKYRLKRINGDPHFIEWLARTRYGFSRPGETIYHLRVKR from the coding sequence ATGATGGCTGATAATTTAAGAAAAAATGTGACGCGCCAGCTGATAAAAAGGCTGGCCGAACACGAACATGGTTTTAAGCGCAAAACAATTCGTTTCCTTGTATGCCTGGGGGTGCTGTATCTGGCATTTCTCTTCTGTTCGGGAGATTACGGCCTCTTTCGCATCCACCGCCTCAAAGCCCAAAAGGAAAACCTCGAAAAGAAATATATGAACACACTCACCGAAGCGGCCGATTATAAGTATCGTCTGAAACGAATAAATGGCGATCCGCACTTTATCGAATGGTTGGCCCGTACCCGTTACGGATTTTCGCGCCCGGGAGAAACCATTTATCACCTGCGGGTAAAGCGCTGA
- the recO gene encoding DNA repair protein RecO, which produces MAIHKTEGIILSSANWSESSQTLIIFTPDCGKLTLNVKGSRQLNGKRGRPLRFARLEFTGYLRGEKGSGYLSDVEPVEVFLFEKDGQLGRLAFASAAIELLNNLLTGGDPQSVCYQITLSFLRMTDTIDKKRLPGLFAGYILRLVSLLGFRPNLTGCTSCGKAGDSLIRDSEESDEKLMLSIERGGIVCVDCRSTLKGENSLIGLGFEFHSKLVRLMQSSLVEASKIPVSLKELQELVEIITLLLKYHAESMKQLKSFDFLDKLAAAVKNSGG; this is translated from the coding sequence ATGGCTATTCATAAAACCGAAGGGATTATTCTCTCCAGCGCAAACTGGTCGGAATCATCGCAAACTCTGATTATCTTCACCCCCGACTGCGGAAAACTAACCCTCAATGTCAAAGGCTCGCGACAACTTAACGGAAAACGCGGACGGCCTCTCCGTTTTGCCCGCCTCGAATTTACCGGATATTTGCGGGGCGAAAAAGGCAGCGGCTATTTATCGGATGTTGAGCCGGTCGAGGTATTCCTTTTTGAAAAAGACGGGCAACTGGGACGACTGGCCTTCGCCTCAGCCGCCATTGAACTGCTCAATAATTTACTTACCGGGGGGGATCCTCAGTCTGTTTGTTACCAGATAACACTGTCTTTTTTGCGAATGACCGATACGATTGATAAAAAGCGGTTGCCGGGTCTGTTCGCCGGTTATATATTGCGCCTTGTTTCGCTATTAGGGTTTCGCCCCAACCTGACCGGATGCACTTCCTGTGGAAAGGCAGGGGACAGCCTGATCCGGGACTCGGAAGAAAGCGATGAAAAACTGATGCTTAGCATCGAGCGAGGCGGGATTGTATGCGTCGATTGCCGCTCGACATTGAAAGGAGAGAACTCCCTCATCGGCCTTGGATTCGAATTCCACAGTAAACTGGTCCGGCTGATGCAATCCTCGCTGGTGGAAGCGTCAAAAATTCCGGTCTCGCTGAAGGAACTTCAGGAATTGGTTGAGATTATAACCCTGCTTTTGAAATATCATGCCGAGTCGATGAAACAGTTGAAATCATTTGATTTTTTGGATAAACTGGCCGCGGCGGTAAAAAACTCCGGAGGATAA
- a CDS encoding glycine--tRNA ligase — MDKLVSLCKRRGYIFQSSEIYGGINACWDYGPLGAELKRNIKDFWWREMVHKRDDIEGLDAAILMHPKVWHTSGHVGEFTDPLVDCKRCKARFRADELDADTCPNCGGELTEPRQFNLMFKTFMGPVEDDASVVYLRPETAQGIYVNFLNVQGPSRQKIPFGIAQIGKAFRNEITPGNFIFRTREFEQMEMQFFVHPSEDEKWFEYWREKRWQFYLDLGIKEDKLRWHEHGPDELAHYAKAAYDIEYEFSFGWKELEGVHNRTDFDLTRHKEATGKDLRYWDEQTKGKYLPYIIETSAGCDRTLLTCLVDAYDEEEVKNETRVILRLSPKIAPFKAAVLPLVKKEGMPELAQKLYDDLRGKFKVFYDAGGAVGRRYRRMDEIGTPYCFTVDGQTLEDDTVTLRDRDSMEQTRHKIAELPDLLEKKINSQ, encoded by the coding sequence ATGGATAAGTTGGTTTCCCTCTGTAAGAGACGGGGATATATTTTCCAGTCATCCGAAATATACGGCGGCATCAACGCCTGCTGGGATTACGGGCCTTTGGGCGCCGAATTAAAACGTAACATCAAGGATTTCTGGTGGCGCGAAATGGTTCACAAACGTGACGATATCGAGGGTCTCGACGCCGCCATCCTGATGCACCCCAAAGTCTGGCATACTTCCGGCCATGTTGGAGAATTCACCGATCCTTTAGTCGATTGCAAGAGATGCAAAGCCCGCTTCCGGGCCGATGAACTGGACGCCGATACCTGTCCCAATTGCGGCGGAGAATTGACCGAACCGCGGCAATTCAATCTCATGTTCAAAACCTTCATGGGCCCGGTCGAGGATGACGCCAGTGTCGTCTATTTGCGTCCCGAAACCGCTCAGGGTATTTACGTTAATTTCCTCAATGTCCAGGGTCCCTCCCGCCAGAAGATACCGTTTGGAATCGCCCAAATCGGCAAAGCCTTTAGAAACGAAATCACGCCTGGAAATTTCATTTTCCGCACCCGCGAATTCGAGCAGATGGAAATGCAGTTTTTTGTTCATCCTTCCGAAGACGAAAAGTGGTTTGAGTACTGGCGCGAAAAACGCTGGCAATTTTACCTCGATCTGGGCATCAAAGAAGATAAACTTCGATGGCACGAACACGGCCCCGATGAACTGGCCCATTATGCCAAGGCGGCCTATGATATCGAATACGAATTTTCCTTCGGCTGGAAAGAACTGGAAGGCGTCCACAACCGCACCGATTTTGACCTGACCCGCCACAAAGAAGCAACCGGCAAAGACTTGCGTTACTGGGACGAACAGACCAAAGGCAAATATCTCCCCTATATCATCGAAACCTCCGCCGGATGCGATCGGACTCTTTTAACCTGTCTGGTTGACGCTTATGACGAAGAAGAAGTAAAAAACGAAACGCGAGTTATCCTGCGTCTGTCACCAAAAATCGCGCCTTTCAAAGCCGCCGTTTTGCCACTGGTTAAAAAAGAAGGTATGCCTGAACTGGCGCAAAAATTATATGATGATTTGCGCGGGAAATTCAAAGTCTTTTATGACGCTGGCGGAGCCGTCGGGCGACGCTACAGGAGAATGGACGAAATCGGAACACCATATTGCTTTACCGTTGACGGTCAGACACTGGAAGACGACACTGTCACTCTCCGCGACCGCGACAGCATGGAACAAACCCGGCATAAAATAGCCGAACTGCCCGATTTGCTTGAAAAAAAGATAAATTCACAGTAG